GCCAGTGCGGAACCTGCGTGGTCCGCCTGGACGGCAGGTCCGTCAAGAGCTGCCTGATCCTCACCGCCTCCGCCGCCGGCTCCGAGGTCACCACCATCGAGGGCGTCACCACCCCCGGCGGCGAGCTGACCGGCCTCCAGGAGGCGCTGCGCCAGGAACACGGCACCCAGTGCGGCTTCTGCACGCCCGGCATGGTCATGGCGCTCGGCGAGCTGGTCGAGACCGCGCTCGTCAAGAACGCCGCCGGCGGCGAGGCCCCCACCGAGCCCGAGATCCGTGAATGGCTCACCGGCAACCTGTGCCGCTGCACCGGCTACCACAGCGTGGTCCGGGGAGTGCAGCGCGCCTGCGCCCCCGCCGAACCCGAGGGGCGGTGAGGGGGATGACCACCGTGCCGCGGGAACAGACCGCCGCCTCCCCGCAGGCCCCGCAGGGCGGTGTCCTCGGCCGGCCGCTGGACAGCCGCGAGGACCCCGGGCTGCTGCGCGGCGAGGCCACCTACGTGGCGGACATCGACCTGCCCGGCATGGCCCACATGGCCATCCTGGGCAGCCCGGTGGCCCACGCGAGGATCCTCTCCATCGAGACCAAGGCCGCCGAGCAGCTGCCGGGCGT
The Streptomyces sp. NBC_00091 genome window above contains:
- a CDS encoding (2Fe-2S)-binding protein is translated as MDLTRIELTLHVNGRPEEFAAQPNELLVERLRDGLGLTGTKVGCDTGQCGTCVVRLDGRSVKSCLILTASAAGSEVTTIEGVTTPGGELTGLQEALRQEHGTQCGFCTPGMVMALGELVETALVKNAAGGEAPTEPEIREWLTGNLCRCTGYHSVVRGVQRACAPAEPEGR